The Pseudomonas kermanshahensis genome includes a window with the following:
- a CDS encoding DedA family protein: protein MDFNPLDLILHLDAYLDLLVTNYGPWIYAILFTVIFCETGLVVMPFLPGDSLLFIAGAVAAGGGMDPVLLAGLLMAAAILGDSTNYVIGRTAGERLFNNPNSKIFRRDYLQRTHEFYERHGGKTVTLARFLPILRTFAPFVAGIAHMHYPRFLGFSVAGSLLWVGGLVTLGYFFGNVPFIKQHLSLMVVGIIFLSLVPMVLGLLRGRLGRAAKAH from the coding sequence ATGGATTTCAACCCGCTGGACCTTATCCTGCATCTCGATGCCTACCTCGATCTGCTGGTCACCAATTACGGTCCCTGGATCTACGCCATCCTGTTCACCGTGATCTTCTGCGAAACCGGCCTGGTGGTGATGCCGTTCCTGCCAGGTGATTCGCTGTTGTTCATCGCCGGCGCCGTGGCGGCCGGTGGCGGCATGGACCCAGTCCTGCTGGCGGGCCTGCTGATGGCGGCGGCGATCCTGGGCGACAGTACCAACTACGTGATTGGCCGAACGGCCGGCGAGCGGTTGTTCAACAATCCCAATTCGAAGATCTTCCGCCGCGACTACCTGCAGCGCACCCACGAATTCTATGAACGCCATGGTGGCAAGACCGTGACCCTGGCGCGCTTCCTGCCGATTCTGCGTACCTTCGCGCCGTTCGTCGCCGGTATTGCCCACATGCACTACCCGCGTTTCCTGGGCTTCAGTGTCGCCGGTTCGTTGCTGTGGGTCGGAGGCCTGGTGACGCTGGGCTACTTCTTCGGCAATGTACCGTTCATCAAGCAGCACCTGTCGCTGATGGTGGTCGGTATCATCTTCCTGTCGCTGGTGCCGATGGTGCTCGGCCTGCTGCGCGGTCGCCTGGGCCGTGCTGCCAAGGCTCACTGA
- a CDS encoding LexA family transcriptional regulator, which yields MNTSGDRLKALLHECGLTPSDFAAQRSVTPQHVNNWFRRGVPLARLDEMADLFCVHRRWLRSGEGPKHPNPILRSGPPRPPHTNPPTPLSAHSGRLLQVPFYALQHGLLVPVANHHLRLPTTALKALGVAAQNAICLAMPAANMAPLIPLEATLAVDLSMTEVMEGETYALLHNGTLRVNNLSLGPHGTLYLHSHDRRNYAVERYTRAQRQAQGLEILGWVFHWSHFRRHRPS from the coding sequence ATGAACACATCCGGTGACCGCCTCAAAGCCCTGCTGCACGAATGTGGCTTGACCCCTTCCGATTTCGCTGCCCAACGCAGCGTCACACCCCAGCACGTCAACAACTGGTTCAGACGGGGTGTTCCGTTGGCTCGCCTCGATGAAATGGCCGACTTGTTCTGCGTGCATCGCCGTTGGCTGCGCAGCGGCGAAGGCCCCAAGCACCCCAACCCGATTTTGCGCAGCGGCCCGCCACGGCCACCGCACACCAACCCGCCCACCCCGCTGTCAGCACACAGCGGCCGGCTGCTGCAGGTGCCGTTTTACGCACTGCAGCACGGCCTGCTTGTCCCCGTGGCCAACCATCACCTGCGCCTGCCCACCACGGCGTTAAAGGCGCTGGGCGTTGCTGCGCAAAATGCCATCTGCCTGGCCATGCCTGCCGCCAACATGGCTCCGCTGATTCCGCTGGAGGCCACCTTGGCGGTAGACCTGAGCATGACCGAAGTCATGGAGGGCGAGACCTATGCCTTGCTGCACAACGGTACCCTGAGGGTGAACAACCTCAGCCTCGGCCCGCACGGCACCCTGTACCTACACAGCCATGACCGACGCAACTACGCCGTCGAGCGCTACACCCGCGCCCAGCGCCAGGCCCAAGGCCTGGAGATTCTCGGCTGGGTCTTCCACTGGTCGCACTTCCGCCGCCATCGCCCCAGCTGA
- a CDS encoding TonB-dependent receptor yields MLPVRCPSPAPRPRLCLSPITFALRCTMISCCGAGLLNSSLALAQGTGTAAVAATRLDDATPRDYNIAKGPLGAALGSFTSQSGLLVSYDPDLTRGRTAPALKGRYTVSEGIQRLLANTGLQLVASSTGSYVLMAQGAATRAAAELSPTMVDAAAQGPQADTYRAPRSSVHLSSEQIDRFGRVSVGDLLNGVPGVQVGDTRNGGALDVNIRGIQGQSRVAVKVDGSEQALDVYRGYGGTQQRSYIDSDLISSLTVNKGPSTKSGAIGGTVEMQTIGVQDILVDGNQVGGRLKGDLWDNGVAPAHRSSSSKDESLSAPPRDNRGSLFGSEAESGSAAFAFTTEQLDVVAAYAHRNQGNYFSGKKGQDRYRLYNDYGSEQPSVAMTYNAGEEVLNASSKTDSYLLKATWRITDDHTLDLGYRRYDGRTAEIMPSDIYRFGTAGIYQYPLGEVKIDTYTARYHYLPAGNPWVDLTSNLWMTDAKTSSLSSAWTAPVSQLFRSDRSWTRQDNRRIGGDLNNLSRFETAHGDFKLDLGGAFQLEDLQPQKSVLITQHDVDANRTLRDASRQEFSFNGKLEYQPIEQLTLWGGGRYSHFRTKDNTVLATARREDRDVRYISASGPKGWGSMTWFPDQNGQYTDATDPRLNNGIVFGNSNEPFNGVRFNDFGATSVQVSPESISSVVTGYDHTPQGSSSGGGFSPAFGINVELMPDTYFYVTYTQGLRLPSLFETSQGTQQVSPGKSLKPERSQSWEIGVSALRDNLFTDHDSAAIKLAFFDNKIKHYITRYYDPSPGLWGQMSFSNTDSFSTRGLELQSNYDTGRVFADLSATYYLKTETCDADFAGKLRATANPYQKTQDTPNCTPGSYMGSYTNTQNPPRFSANLTTGLRFFDEALTVGGRVTYTSGPTSTLDKPWQSGATTPQIEYRSVALFDLFLKYTLLENTEVNVSLQNLTDRYYLDPLAQSFMPAPGRTVRMGVVTRF; encoded by the coding sequence ATGCTCCCAGTACGTTGTCCTTCACCTGCTCCACGCCCTCGACTTTGCCTGTCGCCCATCACCTTCGCCCTGCGTTGCACGATGATCAGTTGCTGTGGCGCCGGCTTGCTGAACAGCAGCCTGGCCCTGGCCCAGGGCACCGGCACGGCTGCGGTCGCCGCGACCCGCCTGGACGATGCCACGCCGCGTGACTACAACATTGCCAAAGGCCCGCTGGGCGCAGCGCTGGGCAGTTTCACCAGCCAATCCGGGCTGCTGGTGTCTTATGATCCTGACCTGACCCGCGGGCGCACGGCGCCGGCCCTGAAGGGGCGATACACCGTCAGTGAGGGCATCCAGCGGTTGCTGGCCAATACCGGGCTGCAGCTGGTGGCGAGTTCGACCGGCAGCTACGTGCTGATGGCGCAGGGCGCTGCAACGCGTGCCGCAGCAGAGTTATCGCCGACGATGGTCGACGCTGCCGCACAGGGGCCTCAGGCGGATACTTACCGGGCCCCACGCTCATCGGTGCACCTGAGCAGCGAACAGATCGACCGCTTCGGCCGGGTCTCCGTGGGCGACCTGCTCAACGGTGTGCCGGGTGTGCAAGTCGGTGACACCCGCAACGGCGGCGCCCTGGACGTCAACATTCGCGGTATCCAGGGGCAGAGCCGGGTAGCGGTGAAGGTCGATGGCTCGGAGCAGGCCCTGGATGTCTATCGCGGTTATGGCGGCACGCAGCAACGCAGCTACATCGACTCCGACCTGATCAGCAGCCTGACCGTGAACAAAGGGCCGTCAACCAAATCCGGAGCGATTGGCGGCACGGTGGAAATGCAGACGATCGGCGTGCAGGACATTCTGGTCGACGGCAACCAGGTTGGCGGGCGTCTCAAGGGCGATCTCTGGGACAACGGCGTAGCCCCCGCCCATCGCAGTTCCAGTTCCAAGGATGAAAGCCTGTCGGCGCCTCCGCGCGACAACCGCGGCAGCCTGTTCGGCTCTGAAGCCGAATCGGGCAGCGCCGCGTTTGCCTTTACCACCGAACAGCTGGATGTGGTGGCGGCCTACGCGCACCGCAACCAAGGCAACTACTTCTCCGGCAAGAAAGGCCAGGACCGCTACCGCCTCTACAACGATTACGGCAGTGAGCAGCCCAGCGTGGCGATGACCTACAACGCGGGCGAGGAAGTGCTCAACGCCTCATCGAAAACCGACTCGTACCTGCTCAAGGCGACCTGGCGGATAACCGACGATCACACCCTGGACCTGGGCTACCGCCGCTACGACGGGCGCACTGCCGAGATCATGCCCTCTGACATCTACCGCTTCGGTACCGCCGGTATTTATCAGTACCCCTTGGGCGAGGTGAAGATCGATACCTATACCGCACGCTACCACTACTTGCCCGCCGGCAACCCGTGGGTCGACCTGACCAGTAACCTATGGATGACCGACGCCAAGACCAGCTCGTTGAGTTCGGCATGGACGGCGCCGGTGTCCCAGTTGTTTCGTTCTGACCGCAGTTGGACACGCCAGGACAACCGCCGTATCGGCGGCGACCTGAACAACCTCTCCAGGTTCGAAACGGCCCATGGCGATTTCAAGCTTGACCTGGGCGGTGCGTTCCAGCTGGAAGACCTGCAACCGCAGAAAAGCGTGCTGATCACCCAGCACGACGTCGATGCCAACCGCACCCTGCGTGATGCTTCGCGGCAGGAATTCAGCTTCAACGGCAAGCTCGAGTACCAGCCGATCGAGCAATTGACCCTGTGGGGCGGGGGCCGTTACAGCCACTTCCGCACCAAAGACAATACCGTGTTGGCCACCGCCCGCCGTGAGGATCGCGACGTGCGCTACATCTCGGCGAGTGGCCCCAAGGGCTGGGGCAGCATGACCTGGTTCCCCGACCAGAACGGCCAGTACACCGACGCCACCGACCCCCGGCTGAACAACGGCATCGTCTTCGGCAACAGCAACGAGCCGTTCAACGGTGTGCGCTTCAATGACTTCGGCGCGACCAGCGTTCAGGTCAGCCCCGAAAGCATCAGCAGCGTGGTCACAGGCTACGACCATACCCCGCAGGGCAGCAGCAGCGGTGGCGGCTTTTCGCCGGCATTCGGCATCAATGTCGAGCTGATGCCCGACACGTACTTCTATGTCACCTACACCCAAGGCCTGCGCCTGCCGTCACTGTTCGAGACCAGCCAGGGCACCCAGCAAGTCAGCCCCGGCAAAAGCCTCAAGCCCGAGCGCTCGCAGAGCTGGGAAATCGGCGTCAGCGCCTTGCGCGACAACCTCTTTACCGATCACGACTCAGCCGCGATCAAGCTGGCCTTCTTCGACAACAAGATCAAGCACTACATCACCCGCTATTACGACCCGAGCCCTGGCCTGTGGGGCCAGATGAGCTTCAGCAACACCGACAGCTTCAGCACCCGCGGCCTTGAACTGCAGTCAAACTACGATACCGGCCGTGTGTTCGCCGACCTCTCGGCCACCTACTACCTCAAGACCGAGACCTGCGACGCGGACTTTGCCGGCAAACTGCGCGCCACCGCCAACCCGTACCAGAAGACCCAAGACACGCCAAACTGCACACCGGGCAGCTACATGGGCTCCTACACCAACACCCAGAACCCACCACGGTTCTCCGCCAACCTGACCACTGGCTTGCGTTTCTTCGACGAAGCATTGACGGTAGGCGGGCGCGTGACCTACACCTCCGGGCCTACCAGTACCCTCGACAAGCCCTGGCAGTCCGGCGCTACCACGCCGCAGATCGAATACCGCTCGGTGGCGCTGTTCGATCTGTTCCTCAAGTACACGCTGCTTGAGAACACCGAGGTGAATGTTTCGCTGCAGAACCTGACCGATCGCTATTACCTGGACCCGCTGGCGCAGAGCTTCATGCCGGCTCCTGGGCGGACGGTACGGATGGGGGTGGTGACTAGGTTTTGA
- a CDS encoding GNAT family N-acetyltransferase has product MRIIKATLEHLDLLTPLFVKYREFYGQLPYPDSSRSFLEKRLKRDESVIYLALADDDANKLLGFCQLYPSFSSLSLKRVWILNDIYVAEDSRRMLVADHLMREAKKMAKETNAVRMRVSTSANNEAAQKTYESIGFRKDTEFESYILPIHQD; this is encoded by the coding sequence ATGCGTATCATCAAGGCAACCCTGGAACACCTCGACCTGCTGACCCCCCTGTTCGTCAAATACCGCGAGTTCTATGGGCAATTGCCCTACCCGGACAGCTCACGCAGCTTTCTGGAAAAGCGCCTGAAGCGGGACGAGTCGGTGATTTACCTGGCACTGGCGGATGACGATGCCAACAAGTTGCTCGGTTTCTGCCAGCTGTATCCAAGCTTTTCGTCGCTGTCGCTCAAACGCGTGTGGATTCTCAATGACATCTATGTGGCCGAAGACTCGCGACGCATGCTGGTGGCCGACCACCTGATGCGCGAGGCCAAGAAGATGGCTAAAGAGACCAACGCCGTGCGGATGCGGGTGTCGACCAGCGCCAACAATGAGGCAGCGCAAAAGACCTACGAGTCCATCGGCTTTCGCAAGGACACCGAGTTCGAGAGCTACATCCTGCCAATCCATCAGGATTGA
- the ppa gene encoding inorganic diphosphatase: protein MSYSKIPAGKDLPNDIYVAIEIPANHAPIKYEIDKDSDTLFVDRFMATPMFYPANYGFIPNTLADDGDPLDVLVVTPYPVAPGSVIRARPVGILNMTDDGGGDAKVIAVPHDKLSQLYVDVKEYTDLPALLIQQIEHFFANYKDLEKGKWVKIEGWDGADAARAAITKSVAAYKG from the coding sequence ATGAGCTACAGCAAGATTCCGGCGGGCAAAGACCTGCCGAACGACATCTACGTCGCCATCGAGATCCCGGCCAACCACGCGCCGATCAAATACGAGATCGACAAGGACAGCGACACCCTGTTCGTCGACCGCTTCATGGCTACCCCGATGTTCTACCCAGCCAACTATGGCTTCATCCCGAACACCCTGGCCGACGACGGTGATCCGCTCGACGTGCTGGTCGTGACCCCATACCCAGTTGCCCCAGGCTCGGTCATCCGTGCCCGCCCGGTTGGCATCCTGAACATGACCGACGACGGCGGCGGCGACGCCAAAGTCATCGCTGTGCCGCACGACAAGCTGTCGCAGCTGTATGTCGACGTCAAGGAATACACCGACCTGCCAGCCCTGCTGATCCAGCAGATCGAGCACTTCTTCGCGAACTACAAAGATCTCGAGAAGGGCAAGTGGGTCAAGATCGAAGGCTGGGACGGCGCCGACGCCGCCCGTGCTGCGATCACCAAGTCGGTCGCTGCCTACAAAGGCTGA
- a CDS encoding zinc-dependent peptidase: protein MWSFSAWRRRRTLKRYPITTEQWQAVRQHLPLLDGISDEEDRWLREACILFLLEKHLTTLPGVELSDEQRLFLAAQAQLPLLHLGDLNWYQGFHEIILYPDDFKSPQRHRDASGVEHVWDGEHSGEAWQQGPVILAWNGVLASGGWEAYNLVIHELAHKLDMLNGDANGLPPLHSGMPVDEWATAMQQAYDDLNRQLDLNPDAETAIDPYAAENPAEFFAVTSEYFFSAPDLLQQAYPQVYQQLSLFYRQDPLARLSQLQAQHPDYREGHA from the coding sequence ATGTGGTCTTTCAGCGCCTGGCGGCGTCGGCGCACCCTGAAGCGCTACCCAATCACAACCGAGCAATGGCAGGCGGTTCGCCAACACCTGCCGTTGCTCGACGGTATCAGCGATGAAGAAGATCGCTGGTTGCGTGAAGCCTGCATCCTGTTTTTGCTTGAAAAGCACCTGACCACCCTGCCCGGTGTCGAGCTAAGCGATGAGCAGCGCCTGTTCCTCGCAGCCCAGGCGCAGCTGCCACTGCTGCACCTGGGTGACCTGAACTGGTACCAGGGTTTCCACGAAATCATCCTCTACCCCGACGACTTCAAAAGCCCTCAGCGCCACCGCGATGCCAGTGGTGTGGAGCATGTGTGGGACGGCGAACACAGCGGTGAAGCCTGGCAACAGGGGCCGGTTATCCTGGCCTGGAACGGGGTGCTGGCCAGTGGTGGTTGGGAGGCCTATAACCTGGTCATCCATGAGTTGGCGCACAAGCTCGACATGCTCAATGGCGACGCCAACGGCCTGCCGCCGCTGCACAGTGGCATGCCCGTGGATGAGTGGGCGACGGCCATGCAACAGGCCTATGACGACCTCAACCGCCAGCTGGACCTGAACCCCGACGCTGAAACCGCCATCGACCCCTACGCGGCAGAAAACCCTGCAGAATTCTTCGCCGTCACCAGCGAATACTTCTTCAGCGCCCCCGACCTGTTGCAGCAGGCGTATCCGCAGGTTTACCAGCAACTGTCGCTGTTCTACCGCCAAGACCCACTGGCGCGCCTGAGTCAGTTGCAGGCCCAACACCCCGATTACCGCGAAGGCCACGCCTGA